In the Leptotrichia sp. oral taxon 212 genome, one interval contains:
- a CDS encoding AAA family ATPase, translating into MRKKAVPVGIEDFERIIREEYYYVDKTMLIEELLINRAPVTLFTRPRRFGKTLNMSMIKYFFDVKNKEENKKLFENLKVSNSEYMSEQGKYPVIFISLKDLKGDTWGKCFENLKKTMYKIFNEYEFVREKLNMVEKREFDKIWEMKDSEENFKTSLLDLSNYLNKYYGEKAIILIDEYDAPIINAFDKGYYNEAINFFQTFYSSALKTNNSLKYGILTGITRIIKEGIFSGLNNLKVDTILNKKYSEYFGLLESEVIEMLDYFGMRYKIEEVKEWYNGYIFGESEVYNPWSIVNYIDNREIKAYWANISGNTLLENMLNYAGESVYDDLKRFTDGESIEKYISDGTTIKSLLSNDDEIWQLLLYSGYLTKDEKQEKESDSNVYNLKIPNKEIRKYFGNMFLNRFFWNRSED; encoded by the coding sequence GAATATTATTATGTAGATAAAACGATGTTAATAGAGGAATTATTAATAAATAGAGCTCCTGTAACACTTTTTACAAGACCTCGACGATTTGGAAAAACACTGAATATGTCAATGATTAAATACTTTTTTGATGTAAAAAATAAAGAAGAAAATAAAAAACTTTTTGAAAATTTAAAAGTATCTAATAGTGAATATATGAGTGAACAGGGGAAATATCCTGTTATTTTCATTTCGTTGAAGGATTTGAAAGGAGATACTTGGGGAAAATGTTTTGAAAATCTCAAAAAAACAATGTATAAAATTTTTAATGAATACGAATTTGTGAGAGAGAAATTAAATATGGTTGAAAAAAGAGAGTTTGATAAAATTTGGGAAATGAAAGATAGTGAAGAAAACTTTAAAACTTCACTCTTAGATTTATCAAATTATTTAAATAAATATTACGGAGAAAAAGCCATAATTTTAATTGATGAATATGATGCTCCAATAATAAACGCTTTTGATAAAGGATACTACAATGAAGCAATAAACTTTTTTCAAACATTTTACAGTTCAGCATTAAAGACTAATAATTCCTTGAAATATGGTATTTTGACAGGTATAACAAGGATTATAAAGGAAGGAATATTTTCAGGCTTAAATAATTTAAAAGTAGATACGATATTGAATAAAAAATATTCAGAATATTTTGGACTTCTTGAAAGTGAAGTGATTGAAATGCTTGATTACTTTGGTATGAGATATAAAATTGAAGAGGTTAAAGAATGGTATAATGGATATATTTTTGGAGAAAGTGAAGTCTATAATCCCTGGTCCATTGTGAATTATATTGATAATAGAGAAATCAAGGCATATTGGGCAAACATTTCAGGAAATACTCTTTTAGAAAATATGCTTAATTATGCTGGAGAAAGTGTTTATGATGATTTGAAAAGGTTTACTGACGGAGAAAGTATTGAAAAATATATTTCAGATGGAACAACAATAAAAAGTCTTTTAAGCAATGATGATGAGATATGGCAATTGCTTTTATACAGTGGATATTTAACAAAAGATGAAAAGCAGGAAAAAGAATCTGACTCAAATGTTTATAATTTAAAGATACCAAACAAGGAAATACGAAAATATTTTGGAAATATGTTTTTGAACAGATTTTTTTGGAACAGAAGTGAAGACTAA
- a CDS encoding PD-(D/E)XK nuclease domain-containing protein — protein MKTNILIKALEGGDIKKFEETLGEIMINMLSHFDLDKEMEKIYQVFMIGLVGFLMGKYEIISNDESGYGRYDLAMIPIKSNEKAYLMEFKISKTKKGMEESAEKALKQIDEKKYDTKLRARGIKNILKIGIAFYGKEVKVTYK, from the coding sequence GTGAAGACTAACATTCTGATAAAAGCACTTGAAGGTGGAGATATTAAGAAATTTGAGGAAACACTGGGAGAAATAATGATAAATATGCTGAGTCATTTTGACTTGGACAAGGAAATGGAGAAGATATATCAGGTGTTCATGATAGGGCTTGTTGGATTTTTAATGGGGAAATACGAGATTATTTCAAATGATGAAAGCGGATATGGAAGATATGACCTTGCAATGATTCCAATAAAAAGTAATGAGAAGGCTTATCTTATGGAATTTAAAATATCAAAGACAAAAAAGGGAATGGAAGAGAGTGCAGAGAAGGCATTGAAACAAATTGACGAGAAGAAATATGATACAAAGCTGAGGGCAAGAGGTATAAAGAATATATTAAAGATTGGAATTGCATTTTATGGAAAAGAAGTGAAAGTTACTTATAAATAA
- the clpB gene encoding ATP-dependent chaperone ClpB, with protein sequence MENNFTQKSMEAISEAHNFAIRYKHSDMKVEHLLLALIGQMNGLIPNLLKKMGIDTIDLMKKLEEKLNRMPKIEGGVSDPRPNAEMNRVLVGAEDYAKKMEDAYISTEHLFLASYDNNSFLKENGIIKKQFENALEGVRGGKKIMTDNPENTYEALDKYGKDLVELARKGKIDPIIGRDNEIRRAIQILSRRNKNNPILIGEPGVGKTAIAEGIAQRILNGDVPENLKDKTIFSLDMGALISGAKYRGEFEERLKAVLDELENSDGRIILFIDEVHNIVGAGKTEGSMDAGNLLKPMLARGEIKVIGATTIDEYRKYIEKDAALERRFQPILVNEPSVEDTISILRGLKEKFEIFHGIRITDNALVTAATMSDRYINDRFLPDKAIDLIDEAAAKVKTEINSMPTELDEVTRRVMQLEIEKVALEKEKDQASKDRLENLEKELAELNEKKVAFQSQWENEKQEVEKIKKLNEEIEKVRLEIEAAQRKNDYNKLAELQYGVLPQLEKDRTELQEKAKEHDNNKLLKQEIDSEEIAEIVGKWTGIPVSKLMQGEKEKILNLAKYMKERVIGQDEAIETISDTIIRSRAGLKDPNRPIGSFIFLGPTGVGKTYLTKTLSLNLFDDENNIVRIDMSEYMDKFSVTRLIGAPPGYVGYEEGGQLTEAVRRKPYSVILFDEIEKAHPDVFNVLLQLLDDGRLTDGKGKVVDFKNTIVIMTSNIGSEIILEDPQLSDTTKEAVLDEMKHRFKPEFLNRIDDIIIFKSLGKDSVKNIIKLILEDINRKLKEQFIKVEFTDNALDFIVNEAYDPAYGARPLKRFVQKDIETNLSKMILSNEIPENSTILIDSDGEKLTYTVKN encoded by the coding sequence ATGGAAAATAACTTTACGCAGAAAAGTATGGAAGCTATTTCGGAAGCCCATAACTTTGCGATTAGATATAAACATTCCGATATGAAGGTTGAGCATTTGCTTCTTGCATTAATAGGACAGATGAACGGACTTATCCCTAACCTTCTGAAGAAAATGGGGATAGACACAATTGACCTCATGAAAAAACTGGAAGAAAAACTGAACCGGATGCCAAAAATTGAAGGCGGAGTTTCAGATCCGAGGCCAAATGCAGAAATGAACAGAGTTTTAGTAGGTGCAGAAGATTATGCCAAGAAAATGGAAGATGCGTACATAAGTACAGAACATCTGTTTCTGGCGAGTTATGACAACAACAGTTTTCTTAAGGAAAACGGTATTATAAAAAAACAGTTTGAAAATGCTCTGGAAGGAGTAAGAGGAGGTAAAAAAATTATGACAGACAACCCTGAAAATACATATGAAGCTCTTGATAAATATGGTAAAGATCTTGTTGAGCTGGCAAGAAAAGGTAAAATTGATCCGATAATAGGAAGGGACAATGAAATAAGACGTGCCATTCAGATTTTATCAAGAAGAAATAAAAATAATCCTATCCTGATAGGAGAACCTGGAGTTGGTAAAACTGCCATTGCAGAGGGAATTGCACAGAGAATACTTAATGGTGACGTTCCTGAAAATCTAAAGGACAAGACAATATTCTCACTTGATATGGGAGCCCTCATATCAGGTGCAAAATATAGGGGAGAATTTGAAGAAAGACTTAAAGCAGTACTTGATGAGCTTGAAAACAGTGACGGAAGAATAATATTATTCATAGATGAAGTCCACAATATTGTAGGTGCAGGTAAAACTGAAGGTTCAATGGATGCTGGAAACCTTTTAAAACCAATGCTTGCACGTGGAGAAATTAAGGTAATCGGTGCTACAACTATTGATGAATACAGAAAATATATAGAAAAAGATGCGGCCCTTGAAAGAAGATTCCAGCCAATACTGGTAAATGAACCTTCTGTGGAAGATACAATTTCAATACTTCGTGGACTGAAAGAAAAATTTGAAATATTCCATGGAATAAGAATTACAGATAATGCCCTTGTTACTGCCGCAACAATGAGTGACAGATACATAAATGACAGATTTCTGCCTGATAAGGCTATTGACCTGATTGATGAAGCCGCCGCAAAGGTAAAAACTGAAATTAATTCAATGCCAACAGAGCTTGATGAAGTTACAAGACGTGTAATGCAGCTGGAAATTGAAAAAGTTGCCCTTGAAAAAGAAAAGGATCAGGCTTCAAAGGACAGACTGGAAAACCTTGAAAAGGAACTGGCTGAACTGAATGAAAAGAAGGTTGCATTCCAATCACAGTGGGAAAATGAAAAACAGGAAGTTGAAAAAATTAAGAAACTTAATGAAGAAATTGAAAAAGTAAGACTTGAAATTGAAGCTGCACAGAGAAAGAATGACTATAACAAACTTGCTGAATTACAATACGGAGTATTACCTCAGCTTGAAAAGGACAGAACAGAATTACAGGAAAAAGCCAAGGAACATGATAACAATAAACTTCTGAAACAGGAAATTGACAGTGAGGAAATTGCTGAAATTGTTGGAAAATGGACTGGAATTCCTGTATCAAAACTGATGCAGGGAGAAAAGGAAAAAATATTGAATCTGGCTAAATATATGAAGGAACGTGTCATTGGTCAGGATGAAGCTATTGAAACAATCAGTGACACTATCATAAGATCACGTGCAGGACTGAAAGATCCAAACAGACCTATAGGTTCATTCATATTCCTAGGCCCTACCGGAGTAGGTAAGACTTACCTGACAAAAACTCTTTCACTTAACCTGTTTGATGATGAAAACAATATCGTGAGAATTGATATGAGTGAATACATGGATAAATTCAGTGTCACTAGACTGATAGGAGCACCTCCGGGATATGTAGGATATGAAGAAGGTGGACAGCTTACTGAAGCAGTCAGAAGAAAACCTTATTCAGTAATCCTTTTTGATGAAATAGAAAAAGCACATCCGGATGTATTTAATGTCCTATTACAGTTGCTTGATGACGGACGTCTTACTGACGGAAAGGGAAAAGTTGTAGACTTTAAAAATACTATAGTTATAATGACTTCAAATATCGGAAGTGAAATAATACTTGAAGATCCTCAGCTTTCAGATACTACGAAGGAAGCTGTGCTTGATGAAATGAAACATAGATTCAAGCCTGAATTCCTGAACAGAATAGATGATATAATTATATTCAAATCACTTGGAAAAGACAGTGTTAAAAATATTATCAAACTTATTCTGGAAGACATTAACCGTAAGCTTAAGGAACAGTTTATAAAAGTGGAATTCACTGACAATGCTCTTGATTTCATTGTAAACGAAGCCTATGATCCTGCTTACGGAGCAAGACCGCTGAAAAGATTTGTACAGAAGGATATAGAAACTAACCTCTCAAAAATGATATTGTCTAATGAAATACCTGAAAACAGTACAATACTAATAGACAGCGACGGAGAAAAGTTGACATATACTGTAAAAAACTAG
- a CDS encoding phospho-sugar mutase, with product MDFIKKYEYWLSSDSIDEKDKEELRSLKDNQKEIEDRFFKDLSFGTGGIRGVRGIGTNRINKYVIRKATQGLANYMIKYNEKEAKERGIIIAHDCRIGSREYALNTARVMAANGIKAYIYPDLRSTPELSFGVRYKGCLAGIVVTASHNPVEYNGYKVYWEDGAQVVDPHATSIVAEVNKIATLEEIKVVSEEEGRKQGLIIELDSKIDDDYIAEIKKQTLKTDIPGKEDFKIVYTPLHGTGGRPMKRILSDFGYSFEVVKEQIEPDGNFPTVVYANPEEVAAFKLGTALADETGAKIVMANDPDADRIGIAVKDDNDEWYYPNGNQVGLLLLQYLLNNKKDIPANAQVITTIVSTPMIDVIAPAKNVGVMKTLTGFKYIGEKIRQFEKKELDGSYLFGFEESYGYLIGTHARDKDALVTSMIIAEMAAYYNSIGSSIYKELQKLYKEFGFYLEGIKSVTLKGKDGIEKMAELMAGLRENVKDTVIGKKIKIKRDFDSHKEYNLETGEVKEIHLPKENVLQFVLEDDTYITARPSGTEPKIKFYFSVNSDSNENVKEKLDKTMKEFEKFLNL from the coding sequence ATGGATTTTATTAAAAAATATGAGTACTGGCTAAGTTCCGATTCTATTGATGAGAAAGATAAGGAAGAGCTGAGAAGTCTAAAAGATAATCAGAAAGAAATCGAAGACAGATTTTTTAAGGATCTGAGCTTTGGTACAGGGGGAATAAGAGGAGTAAGAGGAATAGGAACAAACAGAATTAATAAATACGTAATAAGAAAAGCAACACAGGGGCTTGCTAACTATATGATTAAATACAATGAAAAGGAAGCAAAGGAAAGAGGAATAATAATTGCCCATGACTGCAGAATAGGTTCGAGGGAATATGCCCTTAATACTGCAAGGGTAATGGCGGCAAACGGAATAAAGGCATATATTTATCCTGATTTGAGATCTACCCCGGAATTGTCGTTTGGTGTAAGATATAAAGGATGTCTTGCAGGAATAGTTGTAACTGCAAGTCATAATCCTGTAGAATACAATGGATATAAAGTTTACTGGGAAGACGGAGCTCAGGTGGTAGACCCACATGCAACTTCGATAGTGGCTGAAGTAAATAAGATAGCTACTCTTGAAGAAATAAAAGTAGTGTCTGAAGAAGAAGGAAGAAAACAGGGGCTTATAATTGAACTGGATAGTAAAATTGATGATGACTATATTGCAGAGATAAAGAAACAGACATTGAAGACAGACATTCCTGGAAAGGAAGACTTCAAGATAGTATATACTCCGCTTCATGGAACAGGTGGAAGACCTATGAAGAGAATACTGTCTGATTTTGGATACAGTTTTGAAGTTGTAAAAGAGCAGATAGAACCTGACGGAAACTTCCCTACAGTAGTTTATGCAAATCCTGAAGAAGTGGCGGCATTTAAGCTGGGAACAGCTTTAGCTGATGAAACTGGAGCAAAAATTGTCATGGCAAATGATCCAGATGCAGACAGAATAGGAATAGCCGTAAAGGATGACAATGATGAATGGTACTATCCTAACGGGAACCAGGTAGGACTGCTATTATTACAGTATCTTCTAAACAACAAGAAGGATATCCCTGCAAATGCACAGGTAATAACTACAATAGTTTCAACACCTATGATAGATGTAATAGCACCTGCAAAGAATGTGGGAGTTATGAAGACGCTTACAGGATTTAAGTATATAGGGGAAAAAATAAGACAGTTTGAAAAGAAAGAGCTTGACGGAAGCTATTTATTTGGATTTGAAGAAAGCTACGGATATCTGATAGGAACTCATGCAAGAGACAAGGATGCCCTTGTAACATCAATGATAATAGCAGAAATGGCGGCATATTATAATTCTATCGGAAGTTCAATCTACAAGGAACTGCAGAAGCTTTACAAGGAATTCGGATTCTATCTTGAAGGGATAAAATCAGTCACATTAAAAGGGAAAGACGGAATAGAAAAGATGGCGGAACTGATGGCAGGTCTGAGGGAAAATGTAAAGGATACAGTAATAGGTAAGAAAATAAAGATAAAGAGGGATTTTGATTCACATAAGGAATACAATCTTGAAACAGGGGAAGTGAAGGAAATACATCTTCCAAAGGAAAATGTTCTTCAGTTTGTTCTTGAAGATGATACATATATAACAGCAAGGCCATCAGGAACAGAACCTAAGATTAAGTTCTATTTCAGCGTGAATTCGGATTCAAATGAAAATGTTAAGGAAAAACTTGATAAAACAATGAAAGAGTTTGAAAAATTCTTAAATTTATAA
- the hemW gene encoding radical SAM family heme chaperone HemW: protein MEKTENGKIEKNVDALYLHIPFCEKKCEYCDFCTFVNMSREYEKYTEALVKELKMYPEYEYDTVYFGGGTPSLLPVELLSYIMENMKYRKDGEITLELNPNDMSFEKLKELRKMGINRLSIGIQSFQDHVLKFIGRLHSGEDAIRVFRDARNAGFENISIDLMFGIPNQSLKDLKKDLKTILLLSPENISIYSLIWEEGTVFWSKLQKGILSEIDQDLEAEMYEEIIDFLQKNGYIHYEISNFSKKGMGGVHNLKYWRNKEFIGAGLSAATYYKGKRYSNVRSFSKYYRCIEENIFPVDDKSIETVDKEEEEKLKNMLGLRLIEEGTEYFEAEKVKKLLNEGLLERFDSGRRMRLTRKGIMLANNVFVEFI from the coding sequence ATGGAAAAAACAGAAAACGGAAAAATAGAAAAAAACGTAGATGCACTTTATCTTCATATTCCTTTTTGTGAAAAGAAATGTGAGTATTGTGACTTCTGCACATTTGTAAATATGAGCCGTGAATATGAAAAATATACGGAAGCACTGGTGAAGGAACTTAAAATGTATCCGGAGTATGAATATGACACAGTATATTTTGGAGGAGGAACACCATCTCTACTGCCTGTCGAACTGCTCTCATATATAATGGAAAATATGAAATACAGAAAAGACGGAGAAATAACACTGGAACTCAATCCAAATGACATGTCTTTTGAAAAGCTGAAAGAATTAAGAAAAATGGGAATAAATAGGCTCAGTATAGGAATACAGAGTTTTCAGGATCATGTACTTAAATTTATCGGGAGACTGCATAGCGGCGAGGATGCCATAAGGGTGTTCAGGGATGCCAGAAATGCAGGATTTGAAAATATTTCCATTGATCTGATGTTCGGTATTCCTAATCAGAGTCTTAAAGATCTGAAAAAGGATCTGAAAACAATACTTCTGCTTTCTCCTGAAAATATATCGATATATTCTCTTATCTGGGAAGAAGGCACAGTGTTCTGGAGCAAGCTTCAGAAAGGAATATTATCTGAAATTGATCAGGATCTGGAAGCTGAAATGTATGAAGAAATAATAGATTTTCTACAAAAGAATGGCTATATCCATTATGAAATATCTAATTTTTCAAAAAAGGGAATGGGTGGAGTACACAATCTGAAATATTGGAGAAACAAGGAATTTATAGGAGCAGGATTAAGTGCGGCCACGTATTATAAAGGAAAAAGATATAGTAATGTGAGATCTTTCAGTAAATATTACAGATGTATTGAAGAAAATATTTTTCCTGTAGATGATAAAAGCATAGAAACAGTTGATAAAGAAGAAGAGGAAAAACTTAAAAATATGCTTGGATTAAGACTCATAGAAGAAGGGACGGAATATTTTGAAGCTGAAAAAGTAAAAAAACTTTTAAATGAGGGACTGCTTGAAAGATTTGACAGCGGCAGAAGAATGAGGCTGACTAGGAAAGGGATTATGCTTGCAAATAATGTATTTGTTGAATTTATTTGA
- a CDS encoding YggS family pyridoxal phosphate-dependent enzyme, translating to MELNSDKISQNYQSILEDIKKYSPYPEKVKILFVSKYLNIEEQETLINMGYSYFGENRAQVYRDKMERFSSEKYENLIWDFIGRLQKNKIKYIITNINLIHSIDSFDLLAEINKKAVENNRIVNGLIQINVSKEESKTGIYIEDFQKESEKYFSMSNVKIKGFMTMAPLDAEIDEIDGYFSKMYNLKKEYEKKYSYCNELSMGMSNDYIEALKNGATILRIGSRLYW from the coding sequence ATGGAACTTAACAGTGATAAAATATCTCAGAATTATCAAAGTATTCTTGAAGATATAAAAAAATATTCACCTTATCCTGAAAAAGTAAAAATATTATTTGTAAGCAAATATCTGAATATTGAAGAACAGGAAACCTTAATAAATATGGGATACAGCTATTTCGGAGAAAATAGGGCACAAGTTTACAGAGATAAAATGGAAAGATTTTCCAGTGAAAAGTATGAGAATTTAATTTGGGATTTTATTGGAAGGTTGCAAAAAAATAAAATAAAGTATATAATAACAAATATAAATTTGATACATTCAATAGATTCTTTTGATTTATTGGCTGAGATTAATAAGAAAGCTGTTGAAAATAATAGAATTGTTAATGGTCTGATACAAATTAACGTTTCTAAAGAGGAATCCAAGACAGGAATTTATATAGAAGATTTTCAGAAAGAATCAGAAAAATATTTTTCTATGAGCAATGTTAAAATTAAAGGTTTCATGACAATGGCTCCTTTAGATGCAGAAATTGATGAAATAGACGGATATTTTTCAAAAATGTACAATTTAAAAAAAGAGTATGAAAAAAAATACAGTTATTGTAATGAGCTTTCTATGGGAATGTCAAATGATTATATAGAAGCGCTGAAAAATGGTGCTACTATACTTAGAATAGGAAGCAGATTATACTGGTAA
- a CDS encoding cell division protein SepF — translation MGLKQKFLEFFGEEVDDDTTVENEKVEEEVVTKQQPKQQQAKTYSHVEFDHPEEKEKKGINIFGGGKKEEIGKMKVSYVSIIRPKVFEDSRLIADSIKEKKVVTFSLEFLEFEVGQRVIDFVSGAAYAMDAHLSKVTDKVLTSIPNGVGYEDIDTSLEEEKDGSKLL, via the coding sequence TTGGGATTAAAACAAAAATTTTTGGAATTTTTCGGTGAAGAAGTTGATGACGATACGACAGTAGAAAATGAAAAAGTGGAAGAAGAAGTTGTAACAAAACAGCAACCTAAACAACAACAGGCCAAGACCTACAGTCACGTAGAGTTTGATCATCCAGAAGAAAAGGAAAAAAAAGGTATTAACATTTTTGGTGGAGGAAAGAAGGAGGAAATAGGAAAGATGAAAGTAAGCTATGTCTCAATAATTAGACCGAAAGTCTTTGAAGATTCCAGATTAATAGCAGACTCGATAAAAGAAAAGAAAGTTGTAACATTCAGTTTAGAGTTTTTAGAATTTGAAGTAGGACAGAGAGTAATAGATTTTGTTAGTGGAGCGGCTTATGCGATGGATGCACATCTTTCAAAAGTTACAGATAAAGTTCTTACATCTATTCCAAATGGAGTAGGATATGAAGATATTGACACTTCATTAGAAGAAGAAAAAGACGGAAGTAAATTATTATAA
- the mnmH gene encoding tRNA 2-selenouridine(34) synthase MnmH: MIIMQSYEKLTEKIKKGRKLLFIDVRSPSEYREARIPGAINIPVFSDKEREYIGTLYKVEGKRTAIREAVGIVGEKIQDIYIEFEKHYERDMEIIVYCARGGMRSSTVVSLFKEFSLPVIKLENGYKGYRQFLNDNLPKMLKEKEFVVLYGKTGSGKTNILKEIEQKGYDVLDLEKCANHRGSLLGGIGLGGDTTQKNFEARVLDSILKSQSDVIFTEGESKRIGSVIMPNYLFEVIFGARKFFIETDMDKRIKIISEEYLKESYDENEIFEALEKLARYIGEKKKNEYVEKLKNKQFDEVIRDLMENYYDKVYKTKSHTFEKTFDNVDEEKCAEDIIKYVFGI, translated from the coding sequence ATGATTATAATGCAAAGTTATGAAAAATTAACGGAAAAAATAAAAAAAGGAAGAAAACTTTTATTTATTGATGTAAGAAGTCCTTCAGAATATAGAGAGGCAAGAATACCTGGAGCAATAAATATACCTGTATTTTCAGATAAGGAAAGGGAATATATCGGAACACTCTATAAAGTGGAAGGAAAAAGAACGGCAATAAGGGAAGCGGTAGGAATTGTAGGTGAAAAAATACAGGATATATATATTGAATTTGAAAAACATTATGAGAGAGATATGGAAATTATAGTATATTGTGCAAGAGGGGGTATGCGTTCATCAACTGTTGTCTCCCTTTTTAAGGAATTTTCATTGCCTGTCATAAAACTGGAAAATGGCTATAAAGGCTATAGACAGTTTTTAAATGATAATCTCCCGAAAATGCTTAAAGAAAAAGAATTTGTTGTTCTATATGGAAAAACTGGATCGGGAAAAACAAACATACTGAAGGAAATAGAACAAAAAGGATATGATGTGCTTGATCTTGAAAAATGTGCCAATCACAGAGGTTCGCTGCTAGGTGGGATAGGTCTTGGAGGAGATACCACACAGAAAAATTTTGAAGCCCGTGTACTAGACAGTATATTGAAATCCCAATCAGATGTAATATTTACAGAAGGAGAAAGTAAGAGAATAGGTAGTGTTATTATGCCGAATTATTTATTTGAAGTTATTTTTGGGGCAAGAAAATTTTTCATAGAAACAGACATGGACAAAAGGATTAAAATAATCAGTGAGGAATATCTGAAGGAAAGCTATGATGAAAATGAAATTTTTGAAGCACTTGAAAAACTTGCAAGATATATTGGTGAAAAAAAGAAAAATGAATATGTAGAAAAGCTGAAAAATAAGCAATTTGATGAAGTGATAAGGGATCTTATGGAAAATTACTATGATAAGGTGTACAAGACAAAAAGCCATACTTTCGAGAAAACATTTGACAATGTAGATGAGGAAAAGTGTGCTGAAGATATAATAAAATATGTATTTGGAATATAA
- a CDS encoding DMT family transporter encodes MKKKNTLLGAFLIVIAAVMWGLDGVLLTPAYFSKFHFYDVNFIVFIAHVIPTIILSILFFSQYSELKKFTKNDYIFFILIALFGGTLGTLSIVKALQLSEFSKFSIVILIQKAQPIFAVLLAFFILKERPSKKFYIIATISLIAIYLLTFEFKSPALLPKNNVLAAMYSLLAAFSFGSATVFGKKVVYKFSFLTSTFYRFFFTTVVTLFFVLFSGNTEKSLNLYFSNIGLISLSSFIAIFGLIAILIYYNGLKSVTASVSTFCELAFPLTSVVTEAIVYKRFLSPVQLVAGTTLIASILYLNLGKVKVDIEGIDKVKEADI; translated from the coding sequence ATGAAGAAAAAAAATACTCTTTTAGGCGCTTTTTTAATTGTAATTGCCGCTGTTATGTGGGGACTTGATGGTGTTCTGCTTACTCCTGCATATTTTTCAAAATTTCATTTTTACGATGTCAATTTTATAGTTTTTATTGCTCACGTAATACCAACTATTATTTTATCAATACTTTTTTTCAGCCAGTACAGTGAACTGAAAAAATTTACTAAAAATGACTATATATTTTTCATACTGATTGCATTATTTGGAGGAACTTTAGGAACTCTTTCCATTGTGAAAGCACTTCAGCTAAGTGAATTCAGCAAATTCAGCATTGTCATACTTATTCAGAAGGCACAGCCTATATTCGCTGTCTTGCTTGCCTTCTTTATTTTAAAGGAAAGACCTTCAAAAAAATTTTATATAATTGCTACTATTTCGTTAATTGCAATATATCTTCTGACATTTGAATTTAAAAGTCCGGCACTTTTACCAAAAAATAATGTTCTGGCTGCCATGTATTCACTGCTTGCCGCTTTTTCCTTTGGAAGTGCAACTGTATTTGGAAAAAAAGTCGTATATAAATTTTCCTTCCTGACAAGTACATTTTACAGATTCTTTTTTACTACAGTGGTTACACTGTTCTTTGTACTTTTTTCAGGAAATACGGAAAAAAGTCTCAATCTTTACTTCAGCAACATAGGCTTAATATCTCTGTCATCATTTATTGCAATATTTGGACTGATAGCCATACTTATTTACTACAATGGACTGAAAAGTGTTACAGCTTCCGTTTCAACTTTCTGTGAACTTGCGTTTCCACTGACTTCAGTCGTTACAGAAGCCATTGTTTATAAGAGATTTTTATCTCCTGTGCAGCTTGTAGCAGGAACTACACTGATTGCTTCCATACTGTATCTAAATTTAGGAAAAGTCAAAGTCGATATAGAAGGTATTGATAAGGTGAAAGAGGCTGACATTTAA